In the Ictalurus furcatus strain D&B chromosome 13, Billie_1.0, whole genome shotgun sequence genome, gAAGGACATAAATCCCAACAGACTCAGAACTTGATTTTGGCTTATTGACTTGGAACGTACTTTATTTGCACTTGATACTTGCTCACGCATGACTCTAATACACCTAGACCTGCCTCTATTCAAGTGATGACTTCTTGACCTTTTACCTTGATTAACTATTATTATGCCTCCTTCTTTAATATGAATGACTGGCCTTTTAATGTAACGGTCAAATCATTATGTGGCTATTAGAAAACTGAAGGCTCCATACAGCAGCAACCTGACCTCATGTCGAATTTCTAATTAAATCTTGCACGTAAAAGCATATGTAGCTGACAACATGGGTACTTTCATGGgtaattattttgattttgtttttaaaacttgaatTCCTTTTACATTGTGTTAACCACATTagctaattataataataatagaaaaaaatgcataaagatTATATTCAccatttaaagcttttaaaagtTGCATATATAAGTAGCTTTTAAAACAGAACTAACCTCAAGTTGTTTGATTCAGTTTTAagtgttttgtgattttgtgttaTTGTTAGAAAATTGTTTCCAATTTTgacacttcaaaaaaaaaatcatagatgCTGTACTCCAATCCTAATGTGCAGCAACATTTGGTGTTTTCCCTGCTTGATTCAACTCATCAGCTAAATCATCATACGACTTTAGACTCTTCAGGGCTGAAGCTGTGCACTCCTGTGCAATAATTTACAGCGCCAATATTTACCATAGAAGCATTCTGAACATATAAGAATTAACTATTAAACTAGGACTGTGTGCGCTAAAATAAAATTCTCCATATAATTAgggaataaaataaagtttacacAAATTGACCAAGATTAAGAATAGGGAACTTGCACATCTTGTTTCAtcattgtagtttttttttaatgtaaacgcTTCTTTGTAGTCTACAAATTATTTCTTTATCATGTTTCTATCAGGTAGGGTGCCATAATTCTGAAATTTCTCCCTATACTAATTTTATCATATACTAAGTCAAAattctaatttaatttaaacaataatGTAACCTGTATATTGGATAATTGCTACCtaaattactatatatatatatatatatatatatatatatatatatatataaattaactAAAAATGCTATGAGAAAGGTGCTGATCTTTCGTAAGGTGGTTATTCTCTTGTCATGATGACAGCAGAGTAGGTGTGTTCCCTATAGGTAATGATTTAGAGGTTTGGGATTGTATTCTCACAGCATGACTGTTTTGAGTTTGACAAAATGATTAATCTTCCATGCCAGGCTAAAGTGAATGTGTCCATCACTAGAATAGATTATCCTAACAAGGTGTGAACACACCAAACAAGACCAGTCACAGGGTTACTGTTTTTTGATATGGATCATGAGATATCAGGCCTGTTACGTTCTAAATCTTTTGATCATGCACGGCCATTAACAGCCATTGAGTTGATTAGGGCAGCATATCAATCACACATACATCTTCAAAAAACCAGGTTAATCAAGCTTATTTGCATAAATCAAGATTGTAGTGGTCAAGGAACTTAGTCGTAAGCCACAAATCTTCTTGTGGACATTAATCATTAGTTGCCATATTttactgttactatagtaaaTACATTTATGATGTGAAATTTGTAACACTTTTACACAGCTTGAATTAATCATAACATATATGAATATTATACAAAGCCAGTTGATGAGAAAGAGCTTTCTTTGTCATCACAGGGTAGCTATTTTTTATGATTATAATGAAAACAATTCTTAACATTATTTACagaagaataaattaataaataaaaatatttcacttgaaACAGTACTAAGCTGGCTTCATAATTAACAGCCTTGCTTATATAATGTGGAGAtattaatagaaaaaaacaaacattttttaactgaatattgtattattatattgaattattattattattattattattttattattattatgatgatgatgatgaaaaaaatCAGTTTGTGCTCACTGCTTgaaattgtattttaaatgtcaATTAGTTAGGAtattaaagtgtaaaaaatatattctgTCTGTCAagttaaaatttatatataacctGTATATTGGATAATTGCTACCtaaattactatatatatacacacacacagatatatatatatatatatatatatatatatatatatatatatatatatatatatatatatatatataatggaagCCTTATTGTTAAGATTTATTGTTGTCCAAATTGATTTTGGTAGTTGCCCTAACATGCTGATTCCTCCAACAATATCAtaagaatagtgtgtgtgtgtgtgtgtttgtaataaataacaaaaaagtttGCTGGtgttatgtataaatataaatgaggtGTTAATTGGGGTGTGGTAGGTGAAAATGGCTGATGTTCATTAGTGGATGTCACAGAGCTCTTCAGAACTGTGTAACTCCACCTTCTTTTGGACCAAGGAATTCTGGGATAAATACTGCCAGGCCTCAATACTGAATCACAGTCACAAGCAGTAAGAAGTTGATCTTCTCTGCTAGGTAAATCTTAAATCTCATTAGCCCTACACTGTGGTCTGAGGAAAGTTACTTTTATTTAAGAAGAACTTACAGCCATGTGGTCTGATAGCATTGTTGGTAAGGACAAGCTGATAAGGTTTAAGTTTTATTGTTGATATATTTCTTTAgcttttgtatatatttttttacacaattgtATTGGTCTGTATTGAGAAATACATGTTTTTTCATTCAGGTAAAGATGGAGCAGCTCAGGCCAATAAGATTGCAGGCCGGAGGAAGCGGACCAGTTTCACCAAAGAGCACTTGGAGCTGCTCAGAATGGCTTTTAATGTGGACCCATACCCTGGCATTAGTGTCAGAGAAAGTCTATCTCAAGCCACAGGCCTCCCAGAGTCACGAATCCAGGTAGATACCTAAACAAAATAAGCACGTATGACTTCACATATATTAGCTATTTATCATAACGTAAAAGCTAtgttttgtagttgttgtgCACTACTTAACCAAACTTGCATATCTTTTTGTCTTAAACAGGTATGGTTCCAGAACAAAAGGGCAAGAACCCTTAAGAACAGAAACACACTGACCTCACCTCAACCAGAAGCAGCTTCTTCACTGCCCAACCCTTTCCTGCCACCTCACATGGTCGGTGTAAGAGAAAATAGACAACCAGCATTTAACATCACACAACCTCAGCTGAGGGAAGACGGTGAGCAGGACTGCTTCTTTACTGACTTGTCTCCACAAAGTTTTGGCCTTCCACCGAGTGGAGCTCACTGCAGCACTCCATCCATCAGGCCATGCCAAGACAGGCTGATGGGCACTAGTTTGAGTCCATCCTCCTTTCAATCTGACTTGGAAGTTACTACAGTTGGCTGGGGCTCCATGAGAGCACAGACCTCACCAGAGTGTCTGTGGAGTCCACCAATGCAGGGCACTGGAAACAACACCAAAGATGAGAGCCAAGTCTTTCTCTATCCTCCACCTCCTTATCCTCATGGCAGTGTGAGGTCTGGATTTCTCAACAGTTTAAAGTCCACCTCCCCTGACTCTGCAGATTCTGCAATTTGGGACATGGGAGTGGAGAACACCTCTCCTATGCCATATTCTCAGTGTGGAAGTGGCTTTTGGGATGAATCTGCTCAGGAGCAGCCTCTGGCCCCTCTACCAAATCTGTCTTCTCAGTGCCTAGAGGAAGTCCTTGGAGAGATGAAACCAGGCTGGTGGAAGATTAATGGACAGATGGAGCTTCAATAGGACtgttacacatacacacaaaaaagattTCACAAGTCAAATGACTGACTTTCAAATGTGAGAAAGGACTCTAGCTAATCTGTGTAAATTTCTCACTTTAACGTTCTCAATTTTACCTCATGATATTGTGGTAGGAAAGCGATATCATCtatttaaagtttttatttattaatttaatgtaagtctcttccaaaaaaaaaaaaagtatccacAAGACTCATGCTGCAAGATTTTACTGATTTACTGTATCATATTTAAGACCTTTGGTCAATTtgttacataaacatatttattgcaTCATATATTGTAGAAGTACAGGATTGGGGAAAATTAAATAGCTACTTATTTTGTACAATAACTtattgcaaataaaatgttaaacaaatgaacttgttttacagtttatttttaatttacaagcacactttttttattgttcGTAATATTTTATTAGATCCGTTAACAATTCAACTTCATTCGTGGAACTATCGGACaccataacttttttttgaaattattttaatgtttttttttatgaatatttatccTGTATATTAAACATGTACGTACAAACAAGCGAATGCATATCAAAGTGGTACAAAAATGCAGAATTAACAACATTGGTTGAACAAGCTAACAACACTTGTTTTCAGTTCTGAAGACACGGAACATTTTAGTTCGGAGGAATTTGTTGAGCCCGACGAAATATTCGCGACGGAAGTAGTTCCGGATGTGGTGCACACGTGAAAATCACTACTAGCATTCACGAATTGTCACTATGACATGATTATACAAACCCATTGGATCAGTTTGAAGTGAATTTGAATTTCGGCATCAGTTGTTTTGAGAAGAACAAGGTCTTACATGTAAGTATATGCTTTATTGAAgtcttttattcatttggaaAATTCGAAAGCTGAGTATTTACTAACCGCATAACTACATGCGTTTAGCCACTATGGCTAACTCGGCGGCTAGTATTTACAACTACCATCAGGAATCCTTTGTTAGTGAGTAGAcaacaaacatttttgttaGTTTGGTAGTTCATCTATCTTCTAAGCTCTATTTTAGGACAATACAGGACCCTTGTCGTttcaattcaactgaaaattgaGATCCGACCCTGAACTAGTGATGGTTGTTATATTTGTAGGGCAACAACGGATTTATGTACATTAAGGGACAGTATTCATTGAAATAGCTGTCAAGTCTTTAACATGTGTTCAAAAGCACAGATCTCAGACGTGTGAATATGGAGGAAAAGGTGCAGAAACGGCATCAGCAGAAGCAAAGTGGTCCCAAagctaagaagaagaagatgaggcAGCAGGGTACAGAGCTGGAGCAGGAGGAGCGCAAAAGGAATCCAAAAGCATTTTCAGTGCATTCGGCTGTGCGAATGGCCAGGACCTTCCACAGGTCAGTGCTCACTTTCATCATTTATGTAGGACACACATTCTGAGTCTGTGCAATGAATTGCACATTATCATCATGGTGTGGGCTATGCACAGTAGGGCAGTGACTTGGAAATTAAATACCACCTATAAGGTTAAAATGCGGAAGCAACAGTTTTAATACAGGAGTATTTACATCTGTTTTGAGAGAGCCATATCTAGAGATCACAGCAGTTTCCATACACAGTCTCTTCCATTTCAGGGAGTCTGAGCATAAAGTAATCTGGGTATCTTTAAAGTGAAATGCAGGTTCAGTACGGTTCAAATTTGGTAACTGACCTGGCTCATTGAGAACTTTCTGCTGTTGATCCATGAACAGTGGCTGTAGAATGTTTTTTCAGGTTGatgttctgttgttgttgtttttttaaattgtattttgaCTGACTTGACGCTTCTGTTGGTTTACTGTTGACCATACAACCTGGCTCCAGGATTCCCAAATGAAGTGGTGTTCTTTGGGTCACGAGTAgttccttttttcttcaaacattCATTATTCTGCTACAgcttaatattaatgttaagtTTTTATCTATTCTATTCGGGAAATTTCTAATGCTAAGTTTCTGTCATAGCTAAGTTTCACAGTTGCAAGCGGTGGCACTTTTTTGCCACTTTTTTTTAGTTCAATTAAGTGGAGAGAGTAAGTAAAAAATGAGTTAGTTGCTATACTGTACTAGTTATTTTCAAAACAGATGTTTGTCAACCTGCACAAGCTTAAAATAGCATTTAAGAACATTCAAGGTCTTAATCAATagtttaaaaaatctaaaaatgctGGAACTGTGCTGATATTCTCTCAGAGAGAGGCTTCGCTAAATAATAATTGTAGGGTTATAAGTCATTTTGGAACTCGTGTTTTGCAGAAAAAGGTGTACTATTATCCAAGtttgaaaaaataatgttaaaataaagcAATACATCATTCTCATAGGTTACACAGTTATTGTCTTATTCATTATACCTTGTTAGATCTGCTTATTTTGACAAAGGGTGTCAATAACTGTGGAGTATATACTTACTATCTACTTTATAAGGAACACCtgaacattcatgcagttatctaattcagccaatcatgtggcagcagcacaatgtaaAAAACCATGCAGCTACTGGTCAAGAGCCTCATttaatgttcatcaaacaccagaatgaagaaaaagtgtgtgggatctctgtgactttgattgtgaAATAGATGTTGGTACTAGTTGagctggtctgagtatttcaaaacttctgatctcctgggatcttaatacacaacagtctctagagtttacacagaatccTATGAATTCCTTAGCCCAAGACTAGGCAGACAAAACACCTTCCTactctgacagaaaaaaaaatattagaagGATGTGTAAAAGGATGCTTTCTGTGAGAAGTTGAAACAAGTCTTCCTGATTATGGAGAAGCTCCACATACTACACCAGTTCTTACTGCTTGATTTCACTGTCAGCTGCTTAACAGTTTCACAGAGTTCATGGCATCAAGGGTGTGCACCCAAGCAACCAAGACATACTGAGGAATTTTATACCAGTAGAACATGAGTACAATACACAAAGTCCAATAACTTTAATTTAAGTCATTTTACTTGATGTAACTTCAAATTAAATATGATAGTCCTCACTTGGTTTCTTCCAAATCTATGTTAAGAGTGTGCATGGCCAAGTAAGCATAGTTGCTGCTCAATTACTTACACACTGAACATGTCTACAAAGCAATTAGATTTTGTCAAAATGTAATTAGAAAGTTACTCTGTAACCATCTTGTTACATCgactggggcagtggtggctttgggttactgatcggaaggtcgggggttcaaacccaagcactgccaagctgccactgttgggcctttgaacaaggctcttaaccctttctgctccaggggtgctgtatcattcctgaccctgcgctctgaccccaaattcctgacatgctggggtctgcggagaaaagaatttcactgtgctgtaatggatatgtgatcaataaagactctatCATTATCTTGATGTTTGTAGCCTAGCTCAGGGGTAATCAATTGGGTAATCACGATCTGGATGCTAACGCACcaaagtatttcagcagatCAAACCGAGCATTTgagaaatactgtagcagaacaGA is a window encoding:
- the mxtx2 gene encoding mix-type homeobox gene 2: MFFHSGKDGAAQANKIAGRRKRTSFTKEHLELLRMAFNVDPYPGISVRESLSQATGLPESRIQVWFQNKRARTLKNRNTLTSPQPEAASSLPNPFLPPHMVGVRENRQPAFNITQPQLREDGEQDCFFTDLSPQSFGLPPSGAHCSTPSIRPCQDRLMGTSLSPSSFQSDLEVTTVGWGSMRAQTSPECLWSPPMQGTGNNTKDESQVFLYPPPPYPHGSVRSGFLNSLKSTSPDSADSAIWDMGVENTSPMPYSQCGSGFWDESAQEQPLAPLPNLSSQCLEEVLGEMKPGWWKINGQMELQ